The Chloroflexota bacterium DNA window CCAGCCGCCGGGATAATCCCCAAAGATACCTCAGGGAGGCCGAAGCGGGCGTCTTCAGCGGCAATCCTTATATCACAGCACAGAGCCATCTCTATCCCGGAGCCCAAAACGTATCCGTGGACAGCGGCGATCACTGGCTGGGGCAAACTCAAGAACAGCCCCCACACATCACGCTCCCATCTTACCTGGCGGGCAATCGCAGGAGACGGCGCGCTCAGAAACTCGCTTAAATCCGCGCCAGCACAGAACGCTCTTTCTCCGGCGCCTCCAAGGATGACTGCTACCACCTCTCGGTCATCACGCATGGCCCCCAGCACTTGATACAACTCATCCCGCATCTGAACGTTGTAGATGTTCAACACCTGGGGCCGATTGAGGGTAACATAGCCTATGCCACCCCGTTTCTCATAAATGATGGTTTGGAACTCGGTTATCCTCTGGCTCGGGCGCATAGCTCTTCAATCTCTATTTCATTGTAATACTTGCCGATGTCGCTCAAAAAGTGAGCATCGCTGTTGGTTAGCAGCAGCAGGTCGTGCTTCTGGGCCAGTTTTCTTATCATCCCTTCGTCAATTTCATCGTCATGCAAAGGATTTCTGATCTCGATGCCGTGGATGCTGCCATCTATCTGAGAATCGATGTCGCTCACAGGAGGGTATCCCGGGTGGGCTATGAACCTGAAGGTAAGGTCATCAGGCAAGTACAGCACCACAACGTGTAACAATCCCTTATCCACCTCCTGTCCAGGAATGACCAGTATCTCGCTGTCGAGCTCCTGTTCCACCATTTCCTTCACTTTGTAGCCAAAAGCCCTGTTATAGTGTTCTGTGATAGCCAGTCCATCCAGCCCCCTCTCCTTCACCATAGCTACAATCCGATTCACAGCACTGAGATTCGGGGTGTACAGAGATGTTGCTTCACCACAATGCGTATGCAGATCGAGCTTCAACTTCGAACCGCTATCCGTCATTCCCCCTTGAACATGGGCTGCCTCTTCTCGCGGAAGGCCTTGATGCCTTCGGTGCGGTCAGACGTAGTCTGCAAAATCATATACAGGTCACATTCTAGCCTTAGCCCTTGCTCCAGTGTCAGGTCCAGCCCTTTGCTTACCGCTTCCTTGGCATAGCGCAGGGCGAGAGGAGCTTTGCGGGACATCTCTTTGGCCACCTTCTCTGCTTCGGAAAGGACCTCCTGCTGAGGCACTATCTGGTGGATCAGCCCTATGCGTTGAGCCTCACGGGCAGTAATAATCTCGGCGGTGAGGATTAGCTCCATAGCTTTGCCCCGGCCTACTATCCGCGGCAACCATTGGGTGATACCACTGGCTAGGAAATATCCCCGCCTGAGATCGGGAACACCAAAGCGGGCCTGGTCTGAGGCGATCCTTAGATCGCAGCTCAGGGCTAAAGCTAGGCCGGCACCAAGAGCGTCTCCGTTGATGGCGGCCACCACGGGGCATTCAATAGCGGCCACCATGATCGCCAGATTATATCGCCAGCCGAATTCCTTCAGTGTAGCCAGAGACGGTGACTCACCAAATGAGGCAGAGGAAAACTGCTTCACGTCTTCCCCGGAGCAGAAGGCTCTTTCCCCGGCACCACTGAGGATTACCGCCGCGCTGTCCTTATCCTGATTGATCCTCTGGCAGACCTCCTCTATCTCTACTGCCATTTGGATGTCGATAGCATTGCCTGCCTCTGGCCGGTTCAGGGTTACATGGGCAATTCCATCCCTCTTCTCATACACAATTGCCTTATAGCTCATCAGGGATTCTCTGCCGCCTTCGCCTATGCCATCATAGCCAATATCCAGAAGGGGTGTCAAGCTAATGCTGTGCAGCGTCTCTGAAGCGATCGTTTATCAACGCCTTCATGTCATTCTGAGCGAAGAGAAGAATCTCAGAGATTCTTCGTCGTCCGCTTGAGGCGAACTCCTCAGAATCACATTGCTAAACAACCTTTTCTGAAAGGCTTAACAATAGGGCTCCCCATGCCATTCTCACGAAAATACCGGTAGCAAGGGGCTACCCTCCAGACTGTCATTCCCGCGGAAGCGGGAATCCAGGAACCCTGTGACGGCAGCCTGCCTCATCATTTTCATTCTTTGGTGGTGCTGGTGTGAGCCAGCACGGGTGATTCCGGCGAAAGCCGGAATCCAGAAGGTGGCATACTGCAAGGCTACAATGCGAATAACACGCCCCGGTTCTGCATAACAACCGAGATTCCTCTCCGCCTGCGGCGGATCAGAATGACACCCATGCACGCTGTCACCCTGAGCCGAAGCCCTGATCCTTCACGAAGTGAAAGGGAAGGGGCAGCGAAGGGTCTCACGTTACGAAGCAACCGGGGAGGTGCGAGCATCTGCTCCAACCGTGGTGTAGCATCGTCACACCATGCAGTGACCCTTGGGGGTAGATCGACTGACGTCAGTCGACCTACCCCCAAGGGCATAAGGAACAGCATATTGGAAGCGTCTTTGCACCTCTCCAAAACGGGTCGGTAGTTCTAAAGCTCTATCCCT harbors:
- a CDS encoding enoyl-CoA hydratase/isomerase family protein, with product MRPSQRITEFQTIIYEKRGGIGYVTLNRPQVLNIYNVQMRDELYQVLGAMRDDREVVAVILGGAGERAFCAGADLSEFLSAPSPAIARQVRWERDVWGLFLSLPQPVIAAVHGYVLGSGIEMALCCDIRIAAEDARFGLPEVSLGIIPAAGATQTLPRTIGRAKSLEMLLVGRWLDAEEALAAGLVNKVVPRKDLLDSAEAMARKIAALAPVAVRLAKEAIRRGSDMSLNEGLALERHLAGLLIETQDALEGVRAYVEGRSPNFQNRDCC